In Sphingomonas profundi, the sequence GCACTGGACGCCGGCGTGCTCGGCGTGATGCGCGCGATCGACGAAGCCGCCAGCGAGATCGATGCCGCCTTCGCCGCCGAGCTGCGCGCGCGTCACGGCACGCCCGAGTGGGATCGGCCAGCGCCGATGCACTTGGAAGCCTGCGACATCTGATTGTGTGGCCGCAGTCGGGATGAGGGTGTGCCCCCGAGTTCCGCGAAGCACACCCTCCCCGCTAAGCGAGGGTGGCCTTTCGACGATCGAAGTCGCGTTCCGGACCAATCCAGAAGGCCGCGTTTCCACGCTCTTCCGACGCCAGCCCAACCAGCTCGACCGGATGCCGTTCCGGTTGCCTCTCGAAAGGATGACCCATGTCGACGGTATTCCCGCGCGAGAAGGACGCGCTTGCCTTCTACGGCTCGCCCGGCACCGGGCACGTGCGGATCAGGCCGCCGTATCAGCTCTGGTTCGGCGACCAGAAGGTCTCCTCGATCCTGATCCACGGCAAGTGCGCCGATAGCGCGCTGCGCGCCATGGAGCGGATCGCCGCCACGTACAGCCCGGCCGACATCCACCGGCTCGGCTTCGACGCGTTCGCCGGCTGCTTCAACGATCGCGACAAGCGCGGCGGCACGACGAAGTCGATGCACGCCTATGCCTGCGCGATCGACTGGAACGCCGGCCGCAATCCACTGCGCGCCGATCATCGCACGGCCTCGTTCGCCCGACCGGAGTGCAGGGCCTTCCTCGACGCCTGGGAGGCGGAGGGCTGGGTCAGCCTCGGCCGGGCCCGGGACTATGACTGGATGCACGTCCAGGCGGCGCGGCTGTGAGCGCGGATACCGGCATGGAGGCTGAGCGCGCCGCCGCCT encodes:
- a CDS encoding M15 family metallopeptidase — translated: MSTVFPREKDALAFYGSPGTGHVRIRPPYQLWFGDQKVSSILIHGKCADSALRAMERIAATYSPADIHRLGFDAFAGCFNDRDKRGGTTKSMHAYACAIDWNAGRNPLRADHRTASFARPECRAFLDAWEAEGWVSLGRARDYDWMHVQAARL